Within Schumannella luteola, the genomic segment GCGTGGATGCGCCGCCTGACGCCCTCCCGGAAAGGACCGCGCCGGTGACCTCACCCGCAGCTCCCGACACGACATCCACCTCGACCGCGCCGCCGCCCGACGGCACGCCCCGCGGTGCGCTGAGCCGGCTCGTCGCCCCGGGCAATTCGCCCGCGCGGGTCAGCCGCCTCGGCCGCGTCTTCATCGCGATCGCGACGCTCGAGGCCGTGACCTGGGCGGGCCTGCTCGTCGGCATGTTCCTCAAGTACGTGACCGAGACGACCGACCACGTCGTGACCGTCTTCGGCACGGCGCACGGCGGGGCGTTCCTCGTCTACGGGGCACTCTCGATCGTGTGCGCGATCGCGTTCCGCTGGCGCTGGTGGGTCACGCTGCTCGCGCTGGCCGCGGCGGTTCCGCCGCTCGTGACCGTGCCGCTGGAGCTGTGGATGCGACGCCGCCGGCTGCTGCACCGGGAGCCGGCGGGAGCATCCACCTCGCTCGGGTCGCCCGCCTAGCTCGACTCCGCGGCACCGACCTCGGCACCGCCGACCTCGGCGACCAGCCGGGCGACGGTCTGCTGCCATCCGGGTCGCATCGCACTCAGCAGGTCGCGCGCCACGTGCTCGTCCATATGCACGGGGAAGTCGACGTCGAGCGTGAGCAGGGTGCCCGTCACCCCCTCGACCTCCGCGTCGGCGAAGGTCAGCGTCGTGACCGGGGCGTCGTCGATCGCGGGGCCGGCGAGCTCGGGCCATCCGCCGACCGCGCCGAAGACGAACACGAGCCGCTCGTCGGGCACGATCTCGCGGTAGACGCCGCCGGTCACGTAGCGCGTGTCGGCGTCGATGATCATCAGCTG encodes:
- a CDS encoding DUF3817 domain-containing protein, encoding MTSPAAPDTTSTSTAPPPDGTPRGALSRLVAPGNSPARVSRLGRVFIAIATLEAVTWAGLLVGMFLKYVTETTDHVVTVFGTAHGGAFLVYGALSIVCAIAFRWRWWVTLLALAAAVPPLVTVPLELWMRRRRLLHREPAGASTSLGSPA
- a CDS encoding SRPBCC family protein → MSDQTPASTAERRGFTLTWRFPVPRERVFRAWTDPAHLDWFFNDQQPRPSEPIEVDLRVGGAWRQLMIIDADTRYVTGGVYREIVPDERLVFVFGAVGGWPELAGPAIDDAPVTTLTFADAEVEGVTGTLLTLDVDFPVHMDEHVARDLLSAMRPGWQQTVARLVAEVGGAEVGAAESS